The following DNA comes from Macrobrachium rosenbergii isolate ZJJX-2024 chromosome 5, ASM4041242v1, whole genome shotgun sequence.
TTCAGAAGAGCACCTTCGACTCTCTCCATCAGGGCTTAAACAAGGGAGTCAGGACCCCCTGAAAGAACAGATAGAGGTAAATCAATCGCATGGTCTCGTGGACCCTTCCTCGAACTGTCTAGagatgaaacaataaaagaatgagGAGGAGTAAAATCTTCCTGAGAGGACGATGCAATGAGATGCAAATCTGGTGAAGGAGTGAAAGAACAAGGAATGGCGACATCCAATGCTATTGGAGGCACAAAGCCTTACCATGACGGAATAGCCGATTTCCTCTTGTATTTGTTCGTCTTACCAAAATGCTTCCATTGCTCCGGAGACCAATCACGACACTCTGAACAGGGGTTAATTACAATGCAATCATTAGATCTGCATCTGCTACAAGTGGAAAGAGGACCAGTTTTGAGAGGGAAGATAATGAAACCATGGGTCGTTACCTACCCCAGGATATTTCCTCTGAGGCAAAGCAGCCttagatgattcatgggtttgcattttcttgaatgcaaatactgtacacaGATAAGCACAATATAtcacagaaacacacaaacaaaaaacagaatgaaaaaccaGAATGCCAAGGCATAGAAAGAACAAGAAGTATGTAAAAATTGGCTTCTATGATAGAAAGGGCAACGCACGTATTGCTTGAAGGCAGTTTGAGAGATAACTGGCGATTCATGGCATATGCGAAGGGGAGAAGAGGTTGGGCCCTGCCTACTCTCTCTCCCCACTGGCTGATGAACTCATGCTACCAAACCTTGTTCTAATTTTAACTGGATCCAGCTGCGCTAGAGAGATTCTCCCCTTACGTAAAGACCTCAGAtgtgttagttatgaaaaatacaaattgatgaaaaatttgtcattttatgagatctttttagtgtattttgcaaaatacacCTGCCTCAGCCACAGTTGATGCCTATGCTTGGCAGTAGCCTCACTGACTGCCTCACTGACCAAGACCACCACTGCTGCTAGTTTTCCAGTTGCTCTTGATGTTCTTGCTGTTGCTGCTTAGGTAATTCCCATTGTAGATCCTGTCCCTTGTTGCAGATTCCCATGGTCATAGAGATTGTAGTAGCAAAGGCATGCTTcacactcttcctcctcctccttttaactttcttccttcttccttgccTTCATATCTCTGGACCAGCGTAAGCACAGAAAGAAGGCCTGGAAGGCAGCTTCGACAAGAAGGCTAGGAAGGCTTTGTGCTGATGTTACAATCTTGGCAGGGTGATGAAAATCACTGCAACCATTCAAGGGAGCAGGTTATTGTTGGTAGAGACTAGGAATCTCATCAGTGCATCTTATTCAGGCTCTGACTTGTGATAATTTGGtcatttttgtctttgtactTTGCAAGGAAAGTTTGCATCATGTTTGTTATATAGTAGTTCAGTGAGACCTCAATGGCGTATTGGAATGAAGCCAAGATAAGAGTTTTGAAGTTAGTGGGAAGTGACCAaaaggaacagatgaaaagtaaaaggcagaaagtaaCATGTTAAGAACTTAGTGTACTTGTATTGTTTGTGATACAGCAAACAGTAAACATCCTGGGTGGGGGATGTTTTGCTAGAGCATTCCTTTGTTTGTCTTGGAGCACTGTTCTTCAGGAAAGCATTTTGCAATGCTCCGAGTTAAAGTCCTAACAAAGGAGCTTTTCCATCCCCTCTTCCTTTTAATTTGTGCTCCTGCAATTAGTGAACTTCACTTCAAGGATAACCTTTCTGTGACAAATGGCCACAGTTCTCTAATCTGCCAGGATTTTGCCATGAGACTTATCTCAGGGAGGGGAAACTTATTTCATTGCATCAGTGGTTCTTGTTTTCTGACAGAAAGATCATTCAGATCTGGAGATGTGGATGCCTTAGTCccaagtgtttttgtttcatctGCAGAGATGTCTTGATCAAGGCTCACATGTTAACATAGATCATTGTGCATGATATTGGCACAGATATTTTGAGCTTGTGACTCATATGATTTGTTGTTTACCTCACAGGAATCTCTTCAGctgtatttaataatttcataaatagaaACTATTAATATGAGCATTTTTTGTAGTTAGAGGACTCACTGTGGGATTACCATGCATGCATAATGAGGCAGATACAGCTGTTACTCAAAGTGTTGTGACCTTTCTGATGTTGTAGGTCTCGGTTACTAATGCTTCAGTTGTGTTTGTTACAGTTTTAAAAGTTAGTGAAAGAGATTTTGTATTGATACAGAAATAGTAAGATTATCATAGATTATGTTTTGATACAGATGTGGTAAGTTAGTGACAAGAGATCTTTTTGATTCCAGAAATGGAACAGGAAGTACTGATCAGGGTTTCCAATGCTTCACCATACAAGCCTCCCTTGAATAAGTGCCCGCTTGCAGCAGTTAGTTGGCGAAGAAGATCCAGAGATGAGTGTAAGTATGTTGCATGAatgtatgcattatatttatacaatttgcTTGACTTTAATAATACAGTGTTGTCTTGTATAGCACACTGTAGTGTGTAGATGATACTCAAGGTTCTTTCCAGTATCCTTTTGGCTCCAGGTATATATTCTACCCTTTaattttcatctgttccctttggtGTCTTCTTATctgttgaacatttttatttttgctttgttcaaGCTTCTATACTTTGCTGTGTTCCAATTTTCATCTTGTGTAACAAATTCTATGGGTAAGCCAAAAGAGATTCCGTAAATATGACTCAATGACCTTGGTAATTCATTTACAGTTATCGTCATGGTGACTACTTGACCTTTAGTAGCTTTAGGAGTACCTTTTCTGAAGTCTTCCAGTTACTGAAAAATCACAGACCAATGACAGTGCTGTACTTAATAATCTTGAACCTGTTCTTGATTTTTCAGAACAAgtttttttagtgtgttatttccttttggtattttgaGGTTGACACACTATGTAGTGTATGTACTCATGCATTATGCATTATGAAATACTACTGTATAGTCATACGTTAATTCcattacacattttttatttcataatatctaTTACAGTGTCTTCGCTATCTCTGTCTGCTCTTAAAGTGCTGAAGAAAGAATTACAAGACATCGTTCAAAGTGAGTAGTGCAagacttttcttttatcttatgtATGCAAGCTATATCTACTTAGAAACTGTAGATTATGAGAGTAATTAAGGCATTTTTATAATTCACAAGTACTGTAGAAGTACTATACTTTTTTGGCATATTAGACTAAATAGAGATAAGAGAAAACTTCTGTCACTACCTGCAATGCAATGGGGCATCCTTTATGTTTGATTGTGGCTTGTCATATCAGATTTTGTTAAATGTAAAATACTTAAATTTAGTGGCTAAATTTTTTTGGTTTCCTTAGGATAGAATTTTGAGCGTTAGCTGATACATGATGTGAAAATTTGAAGTAAATCCCCATGACCACAAGGTCAGTGAGCTTGCATATGTTATGATGGGCCCTGAAGGCATCAACATGACCCCCTTTGCTATTTTCCAGCACAATGGTCTTTGATTGATTTAGGTGAAGATTTGTGGGAAATGTTGCATATCATTGCACATTTTGAATGATAGGTCTTCATTTGTGAATCCTCCAGACTAGGGGGAGGGAGCAGCCCACTGGTAGAGGAGCAGTCTCTTTGCTTTCCCTACAGTTCTAAGACTTTGACAGGGAGAGGTTTAACCGAAAACTCATCTCTTGAAAGTAAATAGCTTAAAAGTCTTTAATGGTATCAGGCTATTAAGAaaagttctttggaaaatatatatggtCCTATTGAAGGGTCAGTCAATATCCTTCTGCAGCCATGCTAGCAAATAAGATTTTCTTATCAACAGTGGTTTGAACAGTgaggtgaaggttttttttttgtaagtttttacaGAACTTAGCAGAATTGTAGGgtggttccttttttttctcccatGATGGCTTTAGGAGAATAAATTATCCCTGTCTACCAAAGTCCTCCCATTTAATTCCTCTCTGTCAGGATGGTTTCTACTAGCAAATGCCTTCTAAAATTCTTTTCAAGTGTAATAGCATCTGAATCTGTAAGTACAGTAGTTGTGTTGCTGATGATGGAATTAACAATGAATGTTTGCCTATTTTTGCTAAGTATGTATACTGTACCACTGTTTATCAAAAAATTTCAAGTGGAGCAGGATTTGTAAAAAGTGACAGTCCTCCATTTGAAATGTGTAGGGAATTACTTCATCTCTATTGTGAGATTTAGAATTTTTAGAATTTCAATGCCTTTTGTGTTATGGTTTCCAAATTGTGTATTCTGCAGTTGGATTCAAGATTCATGAAGCTGAGTTATTTAGGAGTTGGAGTAATTATCTTTTCTGCTGATAGTTGAcattcattattataaatttaatccTTTACCAGAACAAAAGGTTTTATACAATTACTCTCTTTCCCAGATGCATCAGGTGAATTAGTAGGCTTGTTACAAGAACGCCAAGGATTGCAAGAAGAAATAGATATTCGCTCCATCACAATTGAGCAGTTGCTGAAGTTTGCTGAGAAGAGACAGCTTCAGCTTGGTGAGCCACTGGCTATACAAATGAGCATAGTCAGGAACCAGCACGAATCAGGTGTGGAAAGTGGATTAGGGTAAAACTGGTTGTTTTTTAGGGGAAGTAAACAGATATGAAttgaaacatttatataaagatttattagGATTTGCAGTTTCTACAGAGGTGTTTCATATTTAGGTACACATTAATGTGAAGTGTCTTACAAGTTGCTGCTGTTCAGTCAACGTATTGAACATGAAATtgcatatcataaatattttacacagtTACACAGTCAAGAGTGCCTGTATTGAAATTATTTGGTTTTGATGATGGGGATTTTTCAAGGTGATGGTAATGTATTTGGTTGTGACTTTGATTTGCTACACTATGCATAACAGTTTAACCCATGGATGGGCTCTCTATAAAGCTGGAAAAGTAATTCAGGTTTTAGATAGTTGCCACAAAGTCTCCTTGAAATCAGTGGAGTGCTTGTAGtactatattaaatttttaaaactcaTGACAATAAGCAGAAAGCATTTTATTCAACTTTTCTTGGTttggatttttaaacattttttgtatactttttttataccAAGACTCAAATGTTATTGGATGAAATGAGGGCAAAGAAAGTGTTGCATTGCTACAAGTCcttgtttattcaatattacgtTTCCGTAATATATCGGAATGTTTGTATCTTTACCCCTAATTCAGTATTCTGATTAAGACATGGAAAGTCAATgtttattaagtaataataatactgaaatagtTATTTTATTGCTTGGAGTAGTATTTTTAAGTTCCATTGTGTAATCCTAATGTAGATATTATAGTTGAGAAGTAGTAATTTTTGTGTTTGCTCATAAATCAAGGATTGGTGGTGATTTCTATCTAGGAAGAGTGGTTTCTTATTGATGTTTAGTTTTTGTTAGTTTGGGTTTCTTGATATGATGTGTACACTTGCCTTATTGAGTACCCTGAAAGGATGAGCACTGATTATTGCCCTAGGCACTCACCATTTTGATGGATCAATTCCATTTTTGTGCAGCCTTATAATTAGGCTTTTGTTATTTCCACAGGTGCTTTTCTAGTGCTTATAGATGTgcattaactaaaaaataaaaatatcccctAAAACAGGCATAAGCATGTTGTTATAGTGCTTAAACCAATTGTATTGTGAGGAAATACTGCATTTAATAACACATGTTTATCCAGTTATGTCCTAATGAAAGGCAGTGAAAATCCAAGTGCTGCTTGATAGTTGATAGTGTGAGCATTTTTACAGGTGAAACACAGTTGTAATGCTTGGAAACTCTCATTCATACTCTAACTGTATGTTTCCCTTGCTTTTTTCCAGCAATTTAGTATTCAGTTGATCAGGCTGGTCTATTCAGGTCATGCTACAACATACTGTGCAGTAATTTGATAGAGTAAGTGTTCATGATTACATACGATTGTCCATTCTTTCATGACAATCAGGGCTCTACACTTTATATGGGTTTTTACTGTCCTCAGTGATTTTTAAACTTTCAGGCTTGAGTACTTTGGTATTCTTCACACTGCAGGATAGACCTGAATAGTATATAGCAttctataaaacaaaaacgaTATTGTTATTGATGACTACTTTTATGGGGATTGAGAAGTTTTTCTTAGTTTGCGTGATTATGCTTGATGATTGCCAACCTTTTAAGTTTTTCTTAgagttttatccttttattttgacTGATTGGTGGTTGACTATATATTCTCATACCTTGGCAAGTGACATATCGTATTCATGTGCCCTCCTTTGCATTAATGTAAGGTGATATTTCTATCCCTCGTCATTGGTAATGAATGTAATTATTCTGATTTTCggtattttgtgaagtgagtgaGTTGTTCATGGTACAGATTCATGCCCTCCAGTAGGTAAATATTGTGCAGTTGTTTCTAGTCCACTTAGTGATTTCCGCCTAACTGGAAGCACTGTACTGTAGTACCTTTTATGAGTTTACATTGCACATGTAGCctcatgtatattattttttagtaaCGAGTTGAATTACACATGTtacatttggaataaaatttcAGTGAAGATGGAGTACGAATCCCCTGTGTATTTGAAATAATTGGCTGCCAAAGTaggaaatttttattgtaaacggACCATCTGAATATAGATTCCAGTTTTGTAATTCAATTCAAccttatcagtattttttatacTCTTTGTAGTCAGTAAATGTACAAAGGAGTAATACATTTTACCTAGTGTTACCAAACCTTTCTTTCACATGTTAGTGATTAAGTGGTTATTTTATCTACTTTGTTTAAAAACATGCTAACATTTTGCCTTAAACTACctatttttgttatctttcataATATTAAGAAGTATTCCTGTTCAGGTAGCAGCTTGTAATTACTGTACTCTATAATAATGTTTCCATCATAGTTGGGGTAGCTTTTAACTTACTTCCATGCACTTGTCAAATTTTCTTTCCATGTTctgtaatattgatattttttatttcacaaatgtGTTTCTTAATTGTACCTTGGTATGCTTTTAACTATTGTTTAGTAGgcttaacattttttataaattaaaaattttgttgggAATATAAGTTCCAACTTATATTCCCCATATATATTCAACTTAATTTGTCTCCGTGTTTGGCATTTTTTTACTGGTATTATGAAAACTGTAATCTGTCAAATgacaattatttctctctttttaataattcttgttttttaggattaatttttaattgtagaTAACATTCCaatatgaaattacattttttttttttttagaaaatatggcCCATTTTTAATATCTCTGATTTGTTCTTGTCCTCTATTCACTTagcttttacatttgttttcttttttatttattaattttttttatgcacaaaGTCTGTCACATTCCTTGGGTAAGCACTTGAGTCAGGAATGCCTTCTGAGGGTTTTTGGAGCCAGAAAGATCTGAAGACTGGTAAAGAGTTTCCAACAATGTACACCAGCTTTGGGAACTCAAGACAAGTATTTCAAGTCTTGAGCATCATCtgtctgaaaaaaatttaatgtagaCAAATCACAAGGCTTTTGGAACCAATAAGAAGTATGTTTAGGAGACCCTACAAGCTTTTTATGTAAGACATATGGACAGTAATCTTCAGAGAAAGAATAACACAGGGATGGGTAAGGTTGAAGGTACCCCATTGGACTGGTAATACATTGTCTTCGGATGCAGAGTAAGCGTTTCTGCTCTGGTAAGCATTTTTGCCTCAAAATGATTACCCTTTGGAAACTTAGGGAAGCAGCGAGGCGCCAATAGTTTCAGGactcattttttttcacttagaGCATTTATTGTTCAAAGACAGCTCTTTGGTTTCCttgaatgtacagtatttatatccTGTGTAGTATATCCATCATATGATTTAAGTGATGGATGTGACCAAAACATTTAGGATGGAATACACGTCCAACTGTAAGAACTTATTGCATTTAGCAGACCGAAACTTGGCTCTCACGAGtaatttaagttaaaaattttGACCAAGGAATTGAGCAAAATAAATCTTTCCTAGTATTTTCAGAACTATCAGCCTGCCTGTTCCCAGTGTTACTTTGTGGTAGTTGATAATCCTTGGAGTGTACAGTTTGGTGACCATTGCTTGCCTTCTACTGCTAAATCTTACAACTGTCCTACAAAAGGCagggttttatttcttttcaggtcAAGCTAaacttgcttccttccttccttccctcctcatttttcttgtttgttgggCCTGgactaaatttgaaaaaaatagaaatattctaaatgtctgcatattattattgtagatatgaaaaaaaaagttgtacttGGGTGTTTATTACAATCAAGTTATATGGAGTTATCATagcaaaagtagaaaaatataaaataaaataatcactaaGCCTAAGCCTTGTGCTATTACCAACATAAAACTGTAATAGATTAATGACTTTTGCTATTTTcttcataagaaagaaaataacgaaaaataacgaatataCTCCTTCCTTTTCTATGTCATTTCCTATAAAAACACTAGTGATATTAACTCTGATCCCATAAAACAACAATTGATAGACTGATAGATTTTTGCTCTATTCAGtgaaaaatgtatactgtattgtaatCACAGATATGGTTGTATAAACtacagtaattaatattttacactaACTTAAATTATGGTTGTCATGCACACATTTGTAGTCACTGTGCTACTGTATTGTAAGCTAAGATACTCGAAAACATCCTACCTTGTGGTTGTTGAGCTTCGTGTGGTATCATACTTCAGTAGTTACTGAAAGTGCTCATTAGCTCTTATAAACTGTTGAGCATAATTTTTTATGCTATACTTGTATTAATTGTGAAATCAGAGCTTAgtacaaaaatgtaaatcaaatgcTAACTGTTTtcttatgtgaaaataaaaagtcacttGCGTTGTTTACATTAGTTTCTGTTCGCTTTGCATTTTGTTGATCATCAGGGTACATGTATTTCATAGTTGCCATAAGGCCAATGTACATTGCATGTAACAGTGAATGATTAATATCAGTGCAGTAATAGATGCTATGCATAATGACACATAAAGCTGCCAGGAACAATATTTTTAATCAATTAAATTGTAATTCTTGTAATTGTATAGAAAGGGAACCAGTTTAAAGGAAATGTCTTTCACTACTTTTCATAAAGGTTATTTCATATGCTTTGACCTGTTATCAAAGCTAGGGAAAAATCCATTGCAAATTGTATATCTATAAAGGAAGAGTTGATTTGTGTAAATAGAAATCGAGaggctttattttcattaaaagaaactgCTTTTTATGCTGGCTATAGTGATTTCACAATTATTTAGTCAGCAAAGtaactcattctttttttttgtttcacagtCAAGAATTCATTTTTGTGGCACTTGTGTGGATGCCATATTTCCAACTATATTTTAATCTTCTGACTCAAAACAAGAGTTCTGTGACTCCTCCAGCTCTTTTGTGTCCCAGTTTCCATCCAAGGCTTCCCCCTCCGTTGTGCTTAACATTTCAGTTCACCTCTTAATCTCAGTGTCTCCCTCAGCTAAGGTTGAGGGAAGTCTGTATCATTCACCCTTGTTTTTTTATGgcattattttcatcatgatCTTAATCTCTCATCCATCCAAAGTTTATAACTTCTTTACATTATTCATTTGGGCTGTAATAGTATGATTATGGTGACGTTTTATGTCTAGTGATAGCTGTCTATCATGATTGACATAATGCATACTCTTGTACATTagtgttttttcatgttttatcatCCCTGAACCACCAGATTTTTGTGCTGTATTTGTTTGATATTGTATGGAAGAGTTCTGGTGTTAATAACCCTcagatatgtaattttaatattgtaCAATTAAAATGTGGTTTTAAAGAGCAGTCATGATATTGAAAGTGGAGGCATTGCATGAGTTTGAAATTTTTCTCTTGGTATTGTTAAGGATAATTTAGTTTATAGGTTTCTGATATTATGTGATGCTGTTCCGGTGGTTAATTGTTTTCACTGTGTAGTGATTTATTGTGATAGTATGTGTACTGTGGTTACAACAACGTTTAATAAATACATGGTTATGGAAACTTATGTATGATGAAGTTTTTTAATCAGTATTGGTATGGTTGTATTTTATGAAATAGTCTGACTACGTTTGTAACTTTACCGTATTTTATTAAGTGATCATATTGAAATAGAAAAGACCAGATACTGTATACATGTTTCATTCAAGTGCACTGATACTGAAGTTGTAggtgatatattttttaaggtatttttttgGCAATATGGACAGTGATTTTTCCTACCTATGGATAGGTCACATTTCACTGTGGTTTCCCCGAGTGTTCCTTCATTCCTCAAGCTTCAGAATATCCATGTGTGCTTATTATACTGCATTGGTACATTACCCATGTAGATGGATTTGTTCTTTTTATCATTTAGTCAAAATTGCAGTAGATTATTGTTCTGATACAAATGAAatgcatctgtaaataaatttgaattttagcTGTTTTCTCAGAATTcaattaaagaaaacaagttaAGCATTATATCAGTGTTTGTCTGATTTGACAGCTTAAAAATTGGTGATCTTAAATTAATTGCTCTGGTAATAATCATTTACTTGATTCTGGAAAAAGTTTGTTGTTTTTAGTAGAAAACAAATGATTATATGGGAATCTGCTTAATAATCATTTTGATTCAAGACTTGTTTTACTAGAAATGATGCTTGgggaatctattattattattattattaatattactattattattattattattattattattattattattattactacaacaCTCTTGCTCACTGTAAAAAGTATTCCTGTAGAAGTGGAGTATCACATGATCAGCAGTACCTACCTTTTCTTGATGTATTTCTTCAGTTTGTCAACTTGAAATACATGTACTATGATCTGTATTTTGGGTTCATTGTTTTATGTTTCTTGGGCATTAAGCCAAAAAGAGGAAAGTTACGAAATGGCTAAGTATTTTTAAAGGTAGAAATGGGTTGTGAAATAAAACTCAGTGAGGAGTACAGATTGTAGTGTTACTGGTTGTTGGTAATGGTTATTGTTGGTATTGAACAGGATTGTGATGAAgtataaaaagagacctttaatGTGATTGATATTATTCCTGTTAGTTAACAATCTCTTGTagtgactgattttatttttgttgaattttgtgcagtgcaaatataattcattttggtTGAATCATCTTTTTTAAAGATGTAAACCACTtaagaatttgtttgaaaattctTAACTTTATCACCAGTAGAGTTGGATAAAACTGCAGGTGTAATGAATTCAGT
Coding sequences within:
- the LOC136838707 gene encoding protein EURL homolog isoform X1 — translated: MKILLLVVFTEMEQEVLIRVSNASPYKPPLNKCPLAAVSWRRRSRDELSSLSLSALKVLKKELQDIVQNASGELVGLLQERQGLQEEIDIRSITIEQLLKFAEKRQLQLGEPLAIQMSIVRNQHESGVESGLG
- the LOC136838707 gene encoding protein EURL homolog isoform X2 yields the protein MEQEVLIRVSNASPYKPPLNKCPLAAVSWRRRSRDELSSLSLSALKVLKKELQDIVQNASGELVGLLQERQGLQEEIDIRSITIEQLLKFAEKRQLQLGEPLAIQMSIVRNQHESGVESGLG